The window GTTCCATAGAAGGAATTCATCGATGCCGTTTTCCTTTAGCGCCTTGATTTGCGCTTCGACTTCAGCTTTTCCATATCGTTTATAATTGCCTGTGCCTAGCCAGGATGCCGTGAAATCTTGGAGCCATGGGCGCGATACGGGTGGGTCTTCGAGTTTGGACAGGACTTCATTTTCCACTTTGGCATATTCTGTCACTAACCGATAAGGCTCCGTATCCGGTTTCGCGATGCCAAAATAGGAGGTCCAATGACTCGGGTAAATCATCGACGAAATGACATCGACGTTGTCAGAGATCTTGGAGAAGTTTTGCCCGATCCCCGGTGCTTCCGGCAAGGTCGCGGCATATCCGAAAATATCAACGGAGACATCCACATCATATGGCTGCAACTGCTCTCTCGCATAGACAACGAAATCGGTCACCGCTTCCACCCGACGCTGCACCGGGTCCAATTCGGATTCCGCATAGTCGCCCATGCCGTACTTCAACGTCTCATGTCGTTTTTCAAATCCTTCCGGAAAGCGCACATAGTCGAACTGAATTTCCTGGAAGCCCATTTCGGCGGCTTCTTTCGCGATGGCGACGTTATGGTCCCACACCTCTTGCAGGAAAGGGTTCACGAATGATTCACCCCGGCCGTTTTTCCAGACAGCCCCACCGTCCGTGAATGAAAGATCGGGACGCTTTTCAGCTAGGACGCTATCTTTGAAGACAACGACCCGTGCAATCGGATAAATCTTCTTCTCTTCCAATGTTTTTAATAGAGCACGAGGATCTTTGATATACGGTTGACCAATGTCCATGGTAGCCAGCTCGGAACCTTCGGCCGGTATATACGTGAGATACCCATGATCATCTTTAATATCGATGACCATTGAATTCAAATCGGTAGTTTCAATTAAATTCACCAATTGGTTAAATCGCGCCCCGCCTGCGGAATGGCCGGTCACGTAAACGCCGCGAACCGCATCCGGATATTCAAATATCAAGCCCGACTGAAATCGGAATAGTTCCGACGAAGCGATCACCGCTTCATCAATTGCTGTAAATCCATATGTACGTTCGGCAAACTCTTGGACTCTGTCATCTTCTTCCGCATGGCTAGACTGCGGATTCCAAAATGATAGCGCAAGGAATGACACTAGCACCCAAGCCCATATTTTCATACAGACAACCTCCCTTATTAAAACATCCTATCAAAAGTTTCCAGAATATGCAGAGGGATCGGTTTCACCCCTTAAAAATCCGTGACATCCGCCGGCCGACAAAAACGCCACATCCTGTGGTATTGCCGGCACTAGCACGTCCTGTGCTTCGGAGGCTTTGGGCCAACAGGATGTTGTCACTCAGACATTGCCAATTGAGCAGCGAAGGGTTCGATTGGCCGTATTTCTGCGATCTTTGCAGAAATCAAGGCATCTTTCAGGAAGCGGCGGTTTTAGTCTGAGTTCCCCTGTTCAGCGGGAGTTTGAACACCCGCTGAACAGGAGATCAAACCGCATTCATCTCACCACCTATAGAAGTGGGAGACTTGTGCTGATTAAAGATAAACGGATCCTTCGTCTCATTTTCCAGCTGTCATTTCCCGATATTCCCGCTCTGAACAAAGGACATAATGGCCGGGGTTCACTTCCCGCATCTTTACCTCTTCTCCCTCTCCATATTGGTGGGAGGCAGGGTTGTAGGTTTTCCGCAACCGGGTCCGTTCGTATTCGGGGTCAGGCAATGGGATGGCGGAGAGCAATGATCGGGTATACGGGTGGAGCGGCGATTTATAAATATCATCCGCCGGTCCCAGTTCGACCAGCTTCCCGAAGTACATGACACCGATCCGGTCCGATATATATTTCACCATCGAAAGGTCATGGGCGATGAACAAATACGTCAACCCTTTTTCCTCTTGCAGTTCCTTTAGCAGATTGACGACTTGCGCCTGGATGGAAACGTCCAAGGCGGAAATCGGCTCGTCCGCGATGATGAATTCCGGCTCGACCGCAAGTGCGCGGGCAATTCCGAGACGTTGGCGCTGGCCGCCGGAGAATTCATGCGGATAGCGGTTCGCATGTTCGCGATTCAAGCCGACCGTTTCTAGTAGTTCATACACACGCGCTGTCCGTTCCTTCGAGTTTTTGGCCAATCCGTGGATATCCAGCCCTTCCGCAATGATGTCGAGCACTTTCATCCTCGGGTTCAGTGAGGCGTACGGGTCCTGGAAGATCATCTGCATTTTCTGGTTAAAACGCTTCAGTTCCTTTTTCGACTTTTTGGCGTGGACATCAACACCATCATAGATGACCTCACCGCCCGTCGCTTCGTAAAGACGTATGATCGTACGGCCTGTCGTTGATTTTCCACAACCCGATTCACCGACCAGACCGAGTGTCTCTCCACGGTAAATATCAAAGGAAATATCATCGACTGCACGCACTTCATTTTTTTTACCTACATTAAAGTATTGTTTCAAGTTTTTGATTTCTAGCAATTTCTCAGCCATCATCTCGCACCTCCCGCCTGTCCTTCATAGTATCGGCTGCCCGG is drawn from Sporosarcina sp. FSL W7-1349 and contains these coding sequences:
- a CDS encoding putative glycoside hydrolase yields the protein MKIWAWVLVSFLALSFWNPQSSHAEEDDRVQEFAERTYGFTAIDEAVIASSELFRFQSGLIFEYPDAVRGVYVTGHSAGGARFNQLVNLIETTDLNSMVIDIKDDHGYLTYIPAEGSELATMDIGQPYIKDPRALLKTLEEKKIYPIARVVVFKDSVLAEKRPDLSFTDGGAVWKNGRGESFVNPFLQEVWDHNVAIAKEAAEMGFQEIQFDYVRFPEGFEKRHETLKYGMGDYAESELDPVQRRVEAVTDFVVYAREQLQPYDVDVSVDIFGYAATLPEAPGIGQNFSKISDNVDVISSMIYPSHWTSYFGIAKPDTEPYRLVTEYAKVENEVLSKLEDPPVSRPWLQDFTASWLGTGNYKRYGKAEVEAQIKALKENGIDEFLLWNAGNRYTAGVNYIP
- a CDS encoding ABC transporter ATP-binding protein — encoded protein: MAEKLLEIKNLKQYFNVGKKNEVRAVDDISFDIYRGETLGLVGESGCGKSTTGRTIIRLYEATGGEVIYDGVDVHAKKSKKELKRFNQKMQMIFQDPYASLNPRMKVLDIIAEGLDIHGLAKNSKERTARVYELLETVGLNREHANRYPHEFSGGQRQRLGIARALAVEPEFIIADEPISALDVSIQAQVVNLLKELQEEKGLTYLFIAHDLSMVKYISDRIGVMYFGKLVELGPADDIYKSPLHPYTRSLLSAIPLPDPEYERTRLRKTYNPASHQYGEGEEVKMREVNPGHYVLCSEREYREMTAGK